From a region of the Oryza sativa Japonica Group chromosome 6, ASM3414082v1 genome:
- the LOC4341225 gene encoding cationic amino acid transporter 8, vacuolar translates to MATAAAAGEGGSGRRYWRWSKADFFPEPSFASWRSYGGALAATVPRLVDRVGSRSSEAAEAGTLRAVSENPLRRCLSWLDLAFLGFGSVVGSGVFVLTGQEARFDAGPAIPLAYAAAGFSALLSSFCYAELATEIPSAGGSFSYLRVELGDIAAFLAAGNILLEAVVGAAGLGRSWTSYLAALLGRDTDSLRIHVPALAEGFNLLDPIAVVVLVSTSAVAMSGARLTSTLNSLASVVGIAIIAFVLAAGFSHFDAGNLAPSFFPFGAAGVFRAAGVVYWSYTGFDMVATMAEETKNPGRDVPLGLISSMSSITVVYCLMSLALVGMQRYTEIDANAAYSVAFAAAGMRWARYVVALGALKGMTSGLLVGALGQARYTTQIARTHMIPPYFALVHPTTGTPIYATVAVTLGAACVALFSSLDVLASVSSISTLFIFALVAVALLVRRYHVAGATTPGQLRTFLAFLALVVLSSIGVSAYYNSRYARRWPGYAAFGCGWAAGAAGLAACAEKQRAPRVYGAPLVPWLPAMSIATNLFLMGSLGTAAYARFGICTAAMLVYYVLFGVHATYDVAHADDAAADNLEHGKIAAAPAPTTPA, encoded by the coding sequence atggcgacggcggcggcggcgggagagggagggagtgggcggcggTACTGGCGGTGGAGTAAGGCGGACTTCTTCCCGGAGCCGTCGTTCGCGAGCTGGCGGTCCTACGGCGGCGCGCTCGCGGCCACCGTGCCGCGGCTGGTTGACCGCGTGGGGAGCCGCtcgtcggaggcggcggaggccggcacGCTGCGCGCCGTGAGCGAGAACCCGCTGCGGCGGTGCCTGTCGTGGCTGGACCTCGCGTTCCTCGGGTTCGGCTCCGTCGTCGGCTCCGGGGTGTTCGTGCTCACCGGCCAGGAGGCGCGCTTCGACGCCGGCCCGGCGATCCCGCTCGCGTACGCCGCGGCGGGGTTCTCCGCGCTGCTGTCGTCCTTCTGCTACGCCGAGCTCGCCACGGAGATCCCCTCCGCGGGGGGCTCGTTCTCGTACCTCCGCGTCGAGCTCGGCGACATCGCGGCGTTCCTCGCCGCCGGGAACATACTGCTGGAGGCCGTCGTCGGGGCGGCCGGGCTTGGGAGgtcgtggacgtcgtacctcgccgcgctcctcggCCGCGACACCGACTCGCTCCGCATCCACGTCCCGGCGCTCGCCGAGGGGTTCAATCTGCTCGACCCCATCGCCGTCGTGGTGCTCGTCAGCACCTCCGCGGTGGCCATGTCCGGGGCGCGCCTCACGTCCACGCTCAACTCGCTGGCGTCGGTGGTCGGCATCGCCATCATCGCGTTCGTGCTGGCCGCGGGGTTCTCCCACTTCGACGCCGGCAACCTCGCGCCGtccttcttccccttcggcGCCGCGGGCGTGTTCCGCGCGGCGGGGGTGGTGTACTGGTCGTACACCGGGTTCGACATGGTGGCCACCATGGCGGAGGAGACCAAGAACCCCGGCCGCGACGTGCCCCTGGGGCTCATCTCGTCCATGTCCTCCATCACCGTCGTGTACTGCCTCATGTCGCTGGCGCTGGTCGGGATGCAGCGGTACACCGAGATCGACGCCAACGCCGCCTACTCGGTGGCGTTCGCCGCGGCCGGGATGAGGTGGGCGCGCTACGTGGTGGCTCTCGGCGCGCTCAAGGGGATGAcgagcggcctcctcgtcggcgcgcTGGGGCAGGCGAGGTACACGACGCAGATCGCGCGGACGCACATGATCCCGCCGTACTTCGCGCTCGTCCACCCGACGACCGGCACGCCCATctacgccaccgtcgccgtcacgcTCGGCGCCGCCTGCGTCGCGCTCTTCTCCAGCCTCGACGTGCTCGCCTCCGTCTCCTCCATCAGCACGCTCTTCATCTTCGCGCTCGTCGCCGTGGCGCTCCTCGTCCGCCGCTACCACGTCGCGGGGGCGACGACGCCGGGGCAGCTGCGCACCTTCCTCGCGTTCCTCGCGCTCGTCGTGCTCTCCTCCATCGGCGTCTCGGCCTACTACAACTCCCGGTACGCGCGGCGGTGGCCAGGGTACGCGGCGTTCGGCTGCGggtgggcggcgggggcggcggggctggcggcgtgcgcggagaagcagcgggcgccGCGGGTGTACGGCGCGCCGCTGGTGCCGTGGCTGCCGGCCATGTCCATCGCCACCAACCTCTTCCTGATGGGGTCGCTGGGCACCGCGGCGTACGCCCGCTTCGGCATCTGCACGGCCGCCATGCTCGTCTACTACGTGCTCTTCGGCGTGCACGCCACCTACGACGTCGCGCACGCGGACGACGCGGCTGCCGACAACCTCGAGCACGGCAAGatcgcggcggcgcccgcgcccacgACGCCGGCGTGA